The following proteins are encoded in a genomic region of Thermococcus pacificus:
- a CDS encoding ABC transporter ATP-binding protein, with product MKLEVDVSFSYGEREVLKNIRFTAERGELLAIIGPNGAGKSTLLKAMVGILTPRGTVKLDGRDLIRMKPRERAKLITYVPQSSFPEFAFTIEEFAEMGTYATRGDVESALKRVGLWERRREPVTNLSGGEYQLVLIARALAQGSHVILLDEPTSHLDINHALEVMELLKELKEEKIVIAVLHDLNLALRYADRLILLHRGGKYWEGHPEELGSKVLEKVYGVRARIAEVDGHRVIVPELTKV from the coding sequence ATGAAGCTGGAAGTGGACGTTTCTTTCTCCTACGGGGAGAGGGAGGTTTTGAAAAACATCAGGTTCACGGCGGAGAGAGGAGAACTCCTTGCTATAATCGGGCCGAACGGGGCCGGAAAGAGCACCCTCCTGAAGGCCATGGTGGGTATCCTGACACCGAGGGGAACCGTTAAGCTCGATGGAAGAGACTTAATCCGGATGAAGCCCCGCGAGAGGGCCAAACTGATAACCTACGTGCCACAGAGTTCCTTCCCGGAGTTCGCATTCACGATAGAGGAGTTCGCTGAGATGGGGACCTATGCAACGAGAGGCGACGTTGAGAGCGCGTTAAAGCGCGTCGGCCTCTGGGAGAGGCGGAGAGAGCCCGTTACAAACCTCTCCGGCGGGGAGTACCAGCTCGTCCTCATAGCGAGAGCCTTAGCCCAGGGAAGCCATGTGATCCTCTTGGACGAGCCGACAAGCCACCTCGACATAAACCACGCTCTGGAGGTCATGGAACTCCTAAAAGAGCTCAAAGAGGAAAAGATAGTCATAGCCGTCCTTCACGACCTTAATTTAGCCCTCCGCTACGCCGACAGGCTGATTCTGCTCCACAGGGGCGGCAAATACTGGGAGGGACACCCCGAAGAACTGGGATCGAAGGTTCTTGAGAAAGTTTACGGGGTAAGGGCGAGGATAGCAGAGGTAGATGGTCACAGGGTTATCGTTCCTGAACTCACAAAGGTTTAA
- the psmB gene encoding archaeal proteasome endopeptidase complex subunit beta: METKKTGTTTVGIKARDGVVLAADTQASLDHMVETLNIRKIVPITDRIAITTAGSVGDVQALARMLEAEARYYQFTWGRPMSTKAMANLLSNILNENKWFPYMVQIIIGGYVDEPTLANLDPLGGLIFDDYTATGSGSPFAIAVLEDGFRKDMSIDEAKELAIRAVRTAGKRDVYTGSRKVQVVVITRDGMKEEFVEFGE, translated from the coding sequence ATGGAGACCAAGAAGACCGGTACCACCACCGTGGGAATAAAGGCCAGGGACGGCGTCGTTCTGGCCGCCGATACACAGGCTTCCCTCGACCACATGGTCGAGACCCTCAACATAAGGAAGATAGTCCCGATCACAGACAGGATAGCGATAACCACAGCAGGGAGCGTCGGTGACGTCCAGGCGCTGGCGAGAATGCTCGAAGCAGAGGCGAGGTATTATCAGTTCACCTGGGGCAGGCCCATGAGCACCAAGGCCATGGCCAACCTGCTCAGCAACATCCTCAATGAGAACAAGTGGTTCCCGTACATGGTTCAGATAATCATAGGCGGCTACGTTGATGAACCGACCTTGGCGAATCTCGACCCGCTTGGTGGTCTAATCTTCGACGATTACACTGCCACGGGCTCCGGCAGTCCCTTCGCCATAGCTGTCCTTGAAGACGGCTTTAGGAAGGACATGAGCATTGATGAGGCAAAGGAGCTAGCAATTAGGGCCGTCAGAACCGCAGGAAAGCGCGACGTCTATACCGGCAGCAGGAAGGTGCAGGTCGTCGTCATAACCAGGGACGGCATGAAGGAAGAGTTCGTCGAGTTCGGTGAGTGA
- a CDS encoding eCIS core domain-containing protein, producing MRKPHDRILALVLLGVLLLSLYSAVRLNTHPNAVLDQVNLILSQVQEIRGLNFKEPPQIVVITRAKALEMWKPGKPDLERLHREELVYKMTLLLPPDYDYIKEEHERSAGWIAATVGNTIYIIRENFMGDLDTARRTVAHESVHVLQKQWFDAKYGADTFDGTLAVQALVEGDADLVADIYCKRNGIPIHKIRSLSGDPLTDVHIFPYVFGDSFVRYLYERGNWTLVNGAYTRYPRTTLEVMEPELYLKNFTPVNVALSPPNGSQVLRDDRMGAFYVYVLLKDVAKLDNETAWNVSTAWLGDRLILARTSDGYVLLWGITFSNEGAAEEFTETLKKLAQDNSYASREIYVDGKTVLLKAVRRE from the coding sequence ATGCGAAAGCCTCACGATAGGATTCTGGCCCTGGTCCTCCTTGGGGTTCTGCTCCTTTCCCTCTACTCAGCGGTCAGGCTGAACACCCACCCGAACGCCGTTCTCGACCAGGTAAACCTAATTCTGAGCCAAGTCCAAGAGATAAGGGGTTTAAACTTCAAGGAGCCCCCCCAAATAGTCGTTATAACCAGGGCGAAGGCCCTCGAGATGTGGAAGCCGGGGAAGCCCGACCTCGAGAGGCTCCACAGGGAGGAGCTGGTCTACAAGATGACGCTCCTCCTTCCGCCAGATTACGATTACATCAAGGAGGAGCACGAGAGGAGCGCAGGCTGGATAGCGGCGACAGTCGGGAACACAATATACATTATCAGGGAGAACTTCATGGGCGACCTCGACACGGCCAGGAGGACTGTGGCCCACGAGAGCGTCCACGTGCTCCAGAAGCAGTGGTTCGACGCGAAGTACGGTGCCGACACATTCGACGGAACCCTCGCGGTTCAGGCTTTGGTGGAAGGCGACGCCGACCTCGTGGCCGACATCTACTGCAAGAGGAACGGAATTCCAATCCACAAGATACGCTCCCTCAGCGGCGACCCGCTCACCGACGTCCACATATTCCCCTACGTCTTCGGGGACAGCTTCGTCCGCTACCTCTACGAGAGGGGGAACTGGACGCTCGTGAACGGGGCATACACCCGCTACCCCAGGACAACCCTAGAGGTCATGGAGCCGGAACTCTATCTCAAAAACTTCACGCCGGTCAACGTGGCTCTATCGCCGCCAAACGGCTCTCAGGTTCTAAGGGATGACAGGATGGGAGCTTTCTATGTCTACGTCCTCCTCAAGGACGTTGCAAAGCTCGACAACGAGACCGCGTGGAACGTCTCAACCGCATGGCTTGGAGACAGGCTCATCCTCGCAAGGACGAGCGACGGATACGTCCTGCTCTGGGGGATCACCTTCTCGAACGAGGGGGCCGCAGAGGAGTTCACGGAAACCCTCAAAAAGCTGGCCCAGGATAACTCCTACGCCAGCAGGGAGATATATGTTGATGGAAAAACAGTTCTTCTGAAGGCAGTCAGGAGGGAGTGA
- the thrC gene encoding threonine synthase, with the protein MKLKCPVCGREYEEPVQRCECGEPVEFELLKGEPYIGKSVWERFWDFWPVEPELELSLGEGDTPLIRSKLGKELDVKLYLKNETVNPTWSFKDRGTFLAMSYALKAGYKAVGTVSTGNMAASVAAYASRFGLDAKILVSESASDEKLKAVSVYGGDVIRVKGDYGRLYFESLKLGERLGVYFINSDNPFRIEGYKGITFEIAEELSPDYVLVPTSSGGLFRGIAKGFIELKESGLIDDLPTLVAVQAEGCSPICRAFKEGRERIERFEKPKTIAKAIANPYPPSGNAVLKLLREFGWLCVSVNDEEIATAQRKLAGEGFFVQPASATGVAALEKLTESGVISEGSKVVSILTGSGLKTLFQVEGDEIRECPLEGLESCIRSGS; encoded by the coding sequence ATGAAGCTTAAATGCCCCGTCTGCGGAAGGGAGTACGAGGAACCCGTCCAGAGGTGTGAATGCGGAGAGCCAGTTGAGTTCGAACTCTTAAAGGGCGAACCGTACATAGGGAAAAGCGTCTGGGAACGCTTCTGGGACTTCTGGCCCGTTGAGCCTGAACTTGAGCTTTCACTCGGAGAGGGAGACACTCCTCTGATTAGATCAAAGCTCGGAAAGGAGCTCGACGTAAAGCTCTACCTCAAGAACGAGACTGTAAATCCAACCTGGAGCTTCAAAGACAGGGGGACGTTTTTGGCAATGAGCTATGCCCTCAAAGCGGGCTATAAGGCTGTTGGAACGGTCTCGACCGGCAACATGGCGGCGAGCGTTGCGGCTTATGCATCGCGCTTCGGCCTTGATGCCAAAATCCTCGTTTCCGAGAGTGCGAGCGACGAGAAGCTGAAAGCCGTTTCGGTTTACGGCGGGGACGTGATAAGGGTCAAAGGCGACTACGGAAGGCTTTACTTCGAGAGCCTGAAGCTGGGAGAAAGGCTCGGCGTCTACTTCATCAACTCGGACAACCCCTTCAGAATCGAGGGCTACAAGGGGATAACATTCGAGATAGCCGAAGAGTTAAGCCCGGACTACGTTCTAGTCCCAACGAGTTCGGGAGGCCTCTTCAGGGGAATTGCGAAGGGCTTTATCGAACTGAAGGAAAGCGGGCTGATTGACGATCTCCCAACGCTCGTTGCGGTACAGGCCGAAGGCTGTTCGCCGATATGCAGGGCGTTCAAAGAGGGAAGGGAGAGAATAGAGCGCTTTGAAAAGCCGAAGACGATAGCCAAGGCCATAGCGAACCCTTACCCGCCGAGCGGGAATGCGGTTCTAAAGCTCCTCCGCGAGTTCGGCTGGCTCTGCGTTTCCGTGAACGACGAGGAGATAGCCACAGCCCAGAGGAAGCTGGCCGGTGAGGGCTTCTTCGTCCAGCCCGCTAGCGCAACCGGAGTAGCGGCACTGGAGAAGCTCACCGAGAGTGGTGTTATTTCCGAGGGGTCGAAGGTTGTCTCCATTCTCACCGGCTCCGGGCTGAAGACGCTTTTCCAGGTAGAAGGGGATGAGATTAGGGAGTGTCCGCTTGAAGGACTAGAAAGCTGCATCAGAAGCGGTTCATAA
- a CDS encoding DODA-type extradiol aromatic ring-opening family dioxygenase — protein MLIGVAIMPHGNPVLEPEDDETRRLTEVLRKIGEEFKEADSYVLISPHNVRMSDHLGIVMAEHLISWLGFDGVELPGEWETDRELAEGIYEATKDRFPVVDLHFASLRGEYSRWPLSWGELIPLQFLEKKPLVLLTPARSLSRETLIEFGEALGEVMEKSKKRIALIVSADHGHAHDENGPYGYRKESEEYDRLIMRLINENRLEELPKISEELVNKALVDSYWQMLIMLGAMGVGNFELKESAYACPTYFGMAGALWVRG, from the coding sequence ATGCTGATCGGAGTCGCGATTATGCCCCATGGAAATCCCGTCCTGGAACCGGAAGACGATGAGACACGGAGGCTCACGGAAGTCCTCAGAAAGATAGGCGAGGAGTTCAAAGAAGCTGACTCCTACGTCCTCATCAGCCCCCACAACGTCAGGATGAGTGACCACCTTGGCATTGTCATGGCGGAGCATCTAATCTCGTGGCTCGGCTTTGACGGCGTAGAGCTTCCAGGGGAGTGGGAGACCGATAGAGAGCTTGCGGAGGGGATATATGAGGCGACGAAAGACCGCTTCCCGGTCGTTGACCTGCACTTCGCCTCACTTCGCGGGGAATACTCCCGCTGGCCACTGAGTTGGGGGGAGCTGATACCGCTCCAGTTCCTTGAGAAGAAGCCACTCGTCCTTCTGACGCCTGCGAGAAGTTTAAGCAGGGAGACCCTCATCGAATTCGGGGAGGCTCTAGGGGAAGTGATGGAGAAGAGCAAAAAGAGAATCGCGCTGATTGTAAGTGCAGACCACGGGCACGCGCACGACGAGAACGGGCCCTATGGATACAGGAAGGAGAGCGAGGAGTACGACAGGCTTATTATGAGGCTGATAAACGAGAACCGCCTCGAGGAGCTCCCGAAGATTTCAGAGGAGCTGGTGAACAAGGCTTTAGTCGATAGCTACTGGCAGATGCTAATAATGCTCGGTGCGATGGGAGTAGGGAATTTCGAGTTAAAGGAGAGCGCCTACGCCTGTCCGACATACTTCGGCATGGCGGGGGCGCTGTGGGTGAGGGGCTGA
- a CDS encoding alanyl-tRNA editing protein — translation MFPIEVRTHTALHVVKGAVVKVLGEGAKWTASTYVKGSRGVLTVKFDRKPTPEEIAEIERLANEKVKEDVPIRVYELPREEAEEHFGEDVYDLFPIPPEVKTLKVVVIEGWNVNACKEEHTRTTGEMGEIKIRKVRFRRSKELLEISFDVVGV, via the coding sequence ATGTTTCCGATCGAGGTCAGAACACACACTGCTCTGCACGTGGTCAAGGGTGCTGTCGTTAAGGTTCTCGGCGAAGGTGCAAAGTGGACGGCGTCGACCTATGTCAAAGGCAGCAGGGGAGTCCTGACGGTCAAGTTCGATCGAAAACCTACGCCAGAGGAGATAGCCGAGATAGAGCGCCTCGCCAATGAAAAGGTAAAGGAAGACGTCCCGATTCGGGTTTACGAGCTGCCCAGGGAGGAGGCCGAGGAGCACTTCGGCGAGGATGTGTACGACCTCTTCCCGATCCCACCCGAGGTAAAGACGCTCAAAGTCGTTGTCATTGAGGGCTGGAACGTTAACGCGTGCAAGGAAGAGCACACGCGAACGACCGGGGAGATGGGGGAGATAAAAATCCGGAAAGTCCGCTTCAGGCGGAGCAAGGAGCTGCTTGAGATAAGTTTTGATGTTGTGGGGGTTTAA
- a CDS encoding aminoacyl-tRNA deacylase, whose product MTMGKLEEIAKELGAEILEVGRPVKTVEQATRETGTSPKQVIKSLVIISEREPLLVIVDGESRVDMGKLERLFGKCRFAKPEEVKELTGYEVGGVPPVGVPLRTIVDPKVLENEYVIGGGGAIDRLLRIEPQKIVEYQGAEVVDVRR is encoded by the coding sequence ATGACGATGGGAAAGCTTGAGGAGATAGCCAAAGAACTGGGCGCTGAGATTCTCGAGGTAGGCAGGCCGGTGAAGACCGTTGAGCAGGCCACGAGGGAAACCGGGACCTCTCCGAAGCAGGTTATAAAGTCGCTCGTGATAATAAGCGAGAGGGAGCCGTTGCTCGTCATAGTGGACGGCGAGTCCAGGGTGGACATGGGAAAGCTGGAGAGGCTCTTCGGGAAGTGCCGCTTCGCGAAGCCGGAAGAGGTAAAGGAGCTCACCGGGTACGAGGTCGGGGGAGTCCCGCCGGTTGGTGTTCCGCTCAGGACAATAGTTGATCCCAAGGTTCTCGAAAACGAGTACGTCATAGGCGGGGGAGGGGCCATCGACAGGCTGCTCAGGATAGAGCCGCAAAAAATCGTCGAGTACCAGGGTGCGGAGGTTGTAGACGTCAGGAGATAG
- a CDS encoding cyclic 2,3-diphosphoglycerate synthase encodes MAEKRRKRVVILGAAGRDFHNFNVFFRDNPEYEVVAFTATQIPDIEGRVYPPELAGELYPNGIPIWSEDDLEKIIKEHNIDIVVFAYSDVSHEHVMHLASRAHSAGADFWLLGPKSTMIKSTKPVVAVTAVRTGCGKSQTSRKVAQLLQEMGYKVVAIRHPMPYGDLRKQVVQRFATYEDLDRHECTIEEREEYEPYIDRGMVVYAGVDYEKILREAEKEADIILWDGGNNDFPFYEPDLWIVVTDPHRPGHELKYHPGETNFRAADVIIINKIDTANRDDIQKVRESIEKINPNAIVIDGASPLYVDKPELIKGKRVLVVEDGPTLTHGGMKYGAGYVAAKKYGAAEIIDPRPYAVGSIVETYKKYPHLDVILPAMGYGKKQIKELEETINRADADVVVMGTPVDLRRFMNLNKPAVRVRYELEEIGEPKLKDVLKDWVEKCEKLKK; translated from the coding sequence ATGGCCGAGAAGAGGAGAAAGAGGGTTGTTATTCTCGGGGCCGCAGGAAGGGACTTCCACAACTTCAACGTGTTCTTCAGGGACAACCCCGAGTACGAGGTCGTTGCCTTCACCGCGACTCAGATTCCGGATATCGAGGGAAGGGTTTACCCGCCCGAGCTCGCCGGAGAGCTCTACCCGAACGGAATCCCGATCTGGAGCGAGGACGACCTTGAGAAGATAATCAAGGAGCACAACATCGACATCGTTGTTTTCGCTTACTCCGACGTCTCACACGAGCACGTCATGCACCTCGCGAGCAGGGCCCACTCAGCTGGAGCCGACTTCTGGCTCCTCGGACCGAAGAGCACGATGATAAAGAGCACCAAGCCGGTAGTAGCGGTCACCGCCGTCAGAACCGGCTGCGGAAAGAGCCAGACCTCAAGGAAGGTCGCCCAGCTCCTCCAGGAGATGGGCTACAAGGTCGTCGCCATAAGGCACCCGATGCCCTATGGAGACCTCAGAAAGCAGGTCGTCCAGAGGTTTGCCACCTACGAGGACCTCGACAGGCACGAGTGCACCATCGAGGAGCGCGAGGAGTACGAGCCCTACATCGACAGGGGCATGGTCGTCTACGCCGGCGTTGACTACGAGAAGATCCTCCGCGAGGCCGAGAAAGAGGCCGACATAATCCTCTGGGACGGCGGAAACAACGACTTCCCGTTCTACGAGCCCGACCTCTGGATAGTCGTCACCGACCCGCACAGGCCGGGACACGAGCTCAAGTACCACCCCGGTGAGACCAACTTCCGCGCCGCGGACGTTATCATAATCAACAAGATCGACACCGCCAACAGGGACGACATCCAGAAGGTCCGCGAGAGCATCGAGAAGATCAACCCGAACGCCATCGTCATCGACGGTGCCTCACCGCTCTACGTCGACAAGCCGGAGCTCATTAAGGGCAAGCGCGTTCTGGTTGTGGAGGACGGCCCGACCCTCACCCACGGCGGCATGAAGTACGGTGCTGGATACGTCGCCGCCAAGAAGTACGGCGCTGCCGAGATAATCGACCCGAGGCCCTACGCTGTCGGCTCAATCGTCGAGACCTACAAGAAGTACCCGCACCTCGACGTCATTCTGCCGGCCATGGGCTACGGCAAGAAGCAGATCAAGGAGCTTGAGGAAACCATCAACAGGGCCGATGCCGACGTTGTCGTCATGGGCACCCCCGTCGACCTCCGCAGGTTCATGAACCTCAACAAGCCTGCCGTTCGCGTCCGCTACGAGCTTGAGGAGATCGGAGAGCCGAAGCTCAAGGACGTCCTCAAGGACTGGGTCGAGAAGTGCGAGAAGCTCAAGAAGTGA
- a CDS encoding PLDc N-terminal domain-containing protein: MGEMAFFEIVWILGLTLMVAQLIALVWVIYDVMTKQKKMPDVEKVIWVLVAFFTTILGAIIYYILVKRTGKYEEGPGEHMENPDGPIVY, from the coding sequence ATGGGGGAGATGGCGTTTTTCGAGATTGTCTGGATTCTCGGTCTCACGCTGATGGTGGCCCAGCTGATCGCACTGGTGTGGGTCATCTACGACGTTATGACAAAGCAGAAGAAGATGCCGGACGTTGAGAAGGTCATCTGGGTTCTGGTGGCGTTTTTCACAACGATACTCGGGGCTATCATCTACTACATCCTCGTCAAGAGGACAGGCAAATACGAGGAAGGGCCAGGTGAACATATGGAAAACCCCGACGGACCCATAGTGTATTGA
- a CDS encoding EamA family transporter yields the protein MREYIIYAVLAAFFASLVPIFGKLGLKDVDPTLATAVRAVIMAVFLVGVAFLSGSTNVSEIDGRALLLITLSGLAGALSWLFYFMAIKNGRVPSVIAIDKTSVALAIFLSWLVLGSKMDLKTALGALLIVIGAILVSL from the coding sequence ATGAGGGAGTATATAATCTACGCCGTTCTGGCCGCTTTCTTCGCCTCGCTCGTCCCGATATTCGGGAAGCTCGGCCTTAAGGATGTCGACCCCACTTTAGCAACAGCGGTGAGGGCAGTTATAATGGCGGTCTTCCTGGTGGGTGTCGCGTTTCTTAGCGGCTCGACAAATGTGAGCGAAATTGACGGCAGGGCTCTCCTCCTGATAACCCTCTCCGGGCTTGCCGGGGCGCTCTCGTGGCTGTTCTACTTCATGGCCATAAAGAACGGAAGGGTCCCCTCGGTTATCGCGATAGACAAGACCAGCGTTGCCCTAGCGATATTCCTATCGTGGCTCGTCCTCGGGAGTAAGATGGACTTGAAAACGGCACTCGGGGCACTCCTAATAGTCATCGGGGCGATTTTGGTGTCGCTATGA
- a CDS encoding secondary thiamine-phosphate synthase enzyme YjbQ has product MKVHVEELRFSTEGEIDLVDITHEVEGVVKESGIKNGQVLVFVPGATGAIVTIEHESGLLEDFKRALRELVPKGKGYLHDRIDDNAHSHLRATLLGASECFPVIDGRLVRGTWQQIFFVELDVRPRHRRVIVQVMGE; this is encoded by the coding sequence ATGAAGGTTCACGTGGAGGAGCTTCGCTTCTCGACAGAGGGAGAGATTGACCTGGTGGACATAACCCATGAGGTCGAGGGGGTCGTCAAGGAGTCTGGGATAAAGAACGGGCAGGTTTTGGTATTCGTGCCCGGAGCGACGGGTGCGATAGTCACGATAGAGCACGAGTCCGGCCTCCTGGAGGACTTCAAGAGAGCTCTGAGAGAGCTTGTTCCTAAGGGAAAGGGATACCTCCACGACAGGATAGACGACAACGCCCACAGCCACCTAAGAGCTACACTCCTCGGGGCAAGCGAGTGCTTCCCCGTCATCGACGGTCGTCTTGTTAGGGGCACGTGGCAGCAGATATTCTTCGTTGAGCTCGACGTCAGGCCGAGGCACAGGCGCGTTATAGTGCAGGTTATGGGGGAGTGA
- a CDS encoding VanZ family protein yields MKRSGDGLLLAYLALLLFLNLFPAVPTSPVENGDKLAHFLMFLLLGFIGFARWPCLLPVPFLTEPLQLFIPGRTFSLWDMAANLIGFSAGVVIGWWYEGSRGGASLLDRGRD; encoded by the coding sequence TTGAAGAGGTCGGGTGATGGTCTTTTACTGGCTTATCTGGCCCTTCTGCTGTTTTTGAACCTTTTCCCGGCGGTTCCCACATCTCCTGTGGAGAACGGCGATAAGCTGGCCCACTTCTTGATGTTCCTTCTCTTGGGATTCATCGGCTTTGCCCGCTGGCCCTGCCTCCTCCCGGTCCCCTTCCTCACCGAGCCCCTCCAGCTTTTCATCCCCGGAAGGACGTTTTCCCTCTGGGACATGGCCGCAAACCTAATAGGCTTTTCAGCGGGGGTTGTAATCGGGTGGTGGTATGAAGGTTCACGTGGAGGAGCTTCGCTTCTCGACAGAGGGAGAGATTGA
- a CDS encoding thiamine-phosphate synthase family protein translates to MRTPSVYIAEELMPYLRAQVSKKLYMEGMTQSQIAEYLGITQAMVSKYLSGKYKRPPEEVARKLDSIADEVVRVILFGGSRAEVVVITTRRLFDLFQSGFLCRFYSAYSGVSEELCRSMFSVQRDRGEVLEVLNLALAELAKLEGFPSLIPEVRSNFAYALPSPRGPEDVAAVPGRITTARGRIFALPPEFGASRFTAGVLVELGKLAPGIRSVLNIRYGDDVEEAMEMAGFRAARVKTGGLSEKEAVKSIAEVFESETYDAVVDEGGPGVEPVVYIFGEDPFEVVDKVKKLVESLEEVG, encoded by the coding sequence ATGAGGACGCCGAGCGTTTACATCGCCGAGGAGCTGATGCCCTACCTCCGTGCACAGGTTTCCAAGAAGCTGTACATGGAGGGGATGACGCAGTCCCAGATAGCAGAGTACCTCGGCATAACCCAGGCGATGGTCAGCAAGTACCTTTCCGGAAAATACAAGAGGCCCCCAGAGGAAGTTGCGAGAAAGCTCGATTCGATAGCGGACGAGGTTGTCAGGGTAATTCTCTTTGGGGGTAGCCGGGCAGAAGTTGTGGTCATCACCACGAGGCGTCTGTTTGATCTCTTTCAGAGCGGCTTCCTCTGCCGGTTCTACTCCGCCTATTCCGGTGTGAGTGAGGAGCTCTGCCGCTCGATGTTCTCGGTCCAGAGGGACAGGGGTGAAGTCCTTGAGGTGCTCAACCTTGCCCTGGCGGAGCTCGCGAAGCTTGAGGGGTTCCCTTCGCTCATCCCAGAGGTTAGGAGCAACTTCGCCTACGCCCTGCCATCACCACGGGGCCCGGAGGACGTCGCTGCCGTTCCGGGGAGGATAACCACCGCCAGGGGCCGGATATTCGCCCTCCCGCCGGAGTTCGGGGCGAGCCGTTTTACCGCAGGCGTACTGGTCGAGCTCGGGAAGCTCGCTCCGGGGATAAGGAGCGTCCTCAACATCCGCTACGGTGACGATGTGGAAGAGGCCATGGAGATGGCGGGCTTCAGGGCAGCCAGGGTGAAAACTGGCGGTCTGTCAGAGAAAGAGGCCGTGAAGTCTATCGCAGAGGTCTTCGAGTCCGAAACCTACGACGCCGTTGTCGACGAGGGTGGACCCGGCGTTGAGCCGGTAGTGTACATCTTTGGGGAGGACCCGTTTGAGGTCGTGGATAAAGTCAAGAAGCTGGTGGAGAGCCTTGAAGAGGTCGGGTGA
- the pyrB gene encoding aspartate carbamoyltransferase: MDWKGRDVISIRDFSKEDIEFVLRVAERLENELNEKGSLDYARGKILATLFFEPSTRTRLSFESAMHRLGGSVIGFSSAASTSVKKGESLADTIKTVEQYSDVIVIRHPMEGAARLAAEVADIPVINAGDGSNQHPTQTLLDLYTIKRAFGKIDGLTIGLLGDLKYGRTVHSLAEALAFYDVELYLISPELLRMPKHIVDELREKGVKVHETTDLEGTIPELDVLYVTRIQRERFPDEEEYLKVKGSYRVNCELLKSAKESMKIMHPLPRVDEIHPEVDKSAHALYFRQVFSGVPVRMALLGLTLGVIE, encoded by the coding sequence ATGGACTGGAAAGGACGCGACGTGATAAGCATACGAGACTTCTCCAAGGAGGATATCGAGTTTGTTTTGAGGGTTGCTGAAAGGCTTGAGAACGAGCTCAACGAGAAGGGTTCGCTCGACTACGCGCGCGGCAAAATCCTGGCGACGCTGTTCTTCGAGCCGTCGACGAGGACGAGGCTTAGCTTCGAGAGTGCCATGCACAGGCTCGGAGGGTCGGTTATAGGCTTTTCATCGGCTGCCAGCACGAGCGTTAAGAAGGGCGAAAGCTTGGCAGATACTATAAAGACCGTCGAGCAGTACAGCGACGTGATAGTGATAAGACATCCCATGGAAGGTGCGGCAAGGTTAGCGGCCGAGGTGGCAGATATCCCTGTCATCAACGCCGGCGACGGGAGCAACCAGCACCCGACGCAAACTCTGCTCGACCTCTACACCATAAAGCGCGCCTTCGGAAAGATAGACGGCCTCACGATAGGCCTCTTGGGCGATTTGAAGTACGGCAGGACTGTCCACAGCTTAGCAGAAGCTTTAGCTTTCTACGACGTCGAGCTCTACCTCATCTCGCCCGAGCTCTTGAGAATGCCGAAGCACATAGTTGACGAGCTCCGCGAGAAGGGCGTCAAGGTTCACGAGACGACCGACCTCGAAGGAACCATTCCGGAACTGGACGTCCTCTACGTGACGAGGATTCAGAGGGAGCGCTTCCCGGACGAGGAGGAGTACCTGAAGGTGAAGGGCAGCTACCGGGTGAACTGCGAGCTATTGAAGAGCGCCAAGGAGAGCATGAAAATAATGCACCCGCTACCGAGGGTAGACGAGATACACCCGGAGGTGGATAAGAGTGCGCACGCCCTCTACTTCCGCCAGGTGTTCTCGGGCGTTCCCGTCAGGATGGCCCTCCTCGGGCTCACGCTGGGGGTGATAGAGTGA
- the pyrI gene encoding aspartate carbamoyltransferase regulatory subunit, giving the protein MSELKVTAIKEGTVIDHIPAGKGLKVIEILRLNRVNGGVLLLAANVSSGKLGRKDIVKVEGKFLSEEEVNKIALIAPNATVNIVRDYRVAEKFRVSIPDEIVGILRCPNPNCVSNHEYVRSRFHVEGREPLKLRCHYCERTIEGDEILGNL; this is encoded by the coding sequence GTGAGCGAACTTAAGGTCACCGCCATCAAAGAGGGAACCGTGATAGACCATATACCCGCCGGCAAGGGCCTCAAGGTCATCGAGATACTCCGTCTCAACAGGGTGAACGGCGGCGTTCTCCTCCTTGCGGCCAACGTTTCAAGCGGAAAGCTGGGTAGAAAGGACATAGTAAAGGTCGAGGGGAAGTTCCTAAGCGAGGAGGAGGTCAACAAGATAGCACTCATCGCCCCGAACGCGACGGTTAACATAGTCAGGGACTACAGAGTGGCCGAGAAGTTCAGGGTCTCCATACCCGACGAGATAGTGGGCATCCTGAGGTGCCCAAACCCCAACTGCGTCAGCAACCACGAGTACGTGAGGTCAAGGTTCCACGTTGAGGGCAGGGAGCCGCTAAAACTCCGCTGCCACTACTGTGAGAGGACGATCGAGGGGGATGAGATACTCGGCAACCTCTGA